The Tepidibacter aestuarii genome contains a region encoding:
- the thrB gene encoding homoserine kinase, with protein sequence MISVKIPATTANVGPGFDCLGIALDIYNNFFVEEIEDGLVIEGCDDEYCNEDNLIYKSMKKCFQRIGYKHKGIRIKIENDIPISRGLGSSASCVLGGVIAANKIAGNKLSKDEILKISSEIEGHPDNVAPALLGGMVTSIKEGDDIYCSKINIPKGLKFCALIPDFKLSTEKSRAVLPSEIPYKDGVFNVGRVSLMVSALINGQFDLIKLACKDSLHQKYRGSLIKDYDNIIKKCKDLDSIGVFLSGAGPTIMVMLKENDINFYNKIQKYTSTLDNKWSIKELNIDNKGIDV encoded by the coding sequence ATGATAAGTGTAAAAATACCAGCAACGACTGCTAATGTCGGCCCTGGATTTGATTGTCTAGGAATAGCCCTTGATATATACAATAATTTTTTTGTTGAAGAAATAGAAGATGGTCTTGTAATAGAAGGTTGTGACGATGAATACTGCAATGAAGATAATTTAATATACAAATCCATGAAAAAATGCTTTCAAAGAATCGGATACAAACATAAAGGTATAAGAATAAAAATTGAAAATGATATTCCTATATCTAGAGGTCTTGGAAGCAGTGCATCTTGTGTATTAGGAGGAGTAATTGCAGCTAATAAAATAGCTGGTAACAAACTAAGTAAAGATGAAATTTTAAAAATTTCTTCAGAAATTGAAGGTCATCCAGATAATGTTGCACCTGCTCTTCTTGGAGGAATGGTTACTTCTATTAAAGAAGGCGATGATATATATTGCAGCAAAATAAACATTCCAAAAGGATTAAAGTTCTGTGCACTAATACCAGACTTTAAGTTATCTACAGAAAAATCAAGAGCAGTTTTGCCAAGTGAAATACCTTATAAAGACGGTGTTTTTAATGTAGGAAGAGTCTCTCTTATGGTATCAGCTTTAATAAACGGTCAATTCGATTTAATTAAACTTGCATGTAAAGACAGCCTCCATCAAAAGTACAGAGGAAGCTTAATTAAAGACTATGATAATATAATAAAGAAATGTAAAGATTTAGATAGCATAGGAGTATTCTTAAGCGGTGCTGGTCCAACTATAATGGTAATGCTTAAAGAAAATGACATAAATTTTTATAATAAAATTCAAAAATATACTTCTACTTTAGATAATAAGTGGAGTATAAAAGAACTTAATATAGACAATAAAGGTATAGATGTATAA
- the thrC gene encoding threonine synthase, protein MNILYKSTRGDISKVTSSNAILKGLANDGGLYVPTEFPYIDISFKNMINMTYNEIAFYIINKFFSDFDELTLKNCIDNAYNDKFSNNLIAPLKKVDNSYFLELYHGPTLAFKDMALSILPHLLKASCKNLNIQKEIVILTATSGDTGKAALEGFNNVDNTQIIVFYPKKGVSSIQERQMITQDGKNTHVIGIDGNFDDAQRGVKEIFSDKEFNDLLSNKNYMLSSANSINIGRLVPQIVYYVNSYVQLLKNGDVQEKEKINIVVPTGNFGNILASFYAKNMGLPINKLICASNENNVLCDFINTGIYDIRREFKLTSSPSMDILISSNLERLLYEISNKNPYLVNNLMEELKTNGIYEIDEDMKSKLGDFYADFATQEETSSTINEVYRDFNYLMDTHTSVAYCVYQKYRQKTNDSTKTIIASTASPFKFPESVIESIDNNYDILSDFRLIDKLSNISNLEIPNPIKALENKRVIHGSICKKDKMKSMINNILNV, encoded by the coding sequence ATGAATATTTTATACAAAAGTACAAGGGGAGATATTAGTAAGGTCACCTCTTCAAATGCTATATTGAAAGGCTTGGCAAACGATGGTGGCTTATATGTACCTACAGAGTTCCCCTATATAGATATATCTTTTAAAAATATGATAAATATGACTTATAATGAAATCGCTTTTTATATAATAAATAAATTCTTTAGCGATTTTGATGAACTGACTTTGAAAAACTGTATAGATAATGCTTATAATGATAAATTTAGTAATAATTTAATAGCACCACTAAAAAAGGTAGATAACAGCTATTTTTTAGAACTTTATCATGGACCTACTCTCGCTTTTAAAGACATGGCTTTATCTATTCTTCCCCATCTTTTAAAAGCTTCTTGTAAAAATTTAAATATACAAAAAGAAATAGTTATACTAACAGCTACATCTGGAGATACAGGAAAAGCGGCACTTGAGGGTTTTAATAATGTAGATAATACTCAAATAATAGTTTTTTATCCTAAAAAAGGAGTAAGCTCAATTCAAGAAAGACAGATGATTACTCAAGACGGGAAAAATACTCATGTAATAGGCATAGATGGTAACTTTGATGATGCACAAAGAGGTGTTAAAGAAATTTTTTCAGACAAAGAATTTAATGATCTATTATCTAATAAAAATTATATGCTTTCATCCGCTAACTCCATAAATATAGGAAGATTAGTTCCTCAGATAGTATACTACGTCAATTCATACGTTCAACTACTAAAAAATGGAGATGTCCAAGAAAAGGAAAAAATAAATATAGTAGTTCCAACTGGGAACTTTGGGAACATACTAGCTTCTTTTTACGCTAAAAATATGGGTCTTCCTATAAACAAATTAATATGTGCATCTAACGAAAATAATGTTTTATGCGACTTCATAAATACAGGGATTTATGATATAAGGCGAGAATTCAAGCTTACCTCATCTCCTTCTATGGATATTTTAATATCTAGTAATCTCGAAAGACTACTATATGAGATAAGTAATAAAAATCCATACTTAGTAAATAATCTTATGGAAGAACTGAAAACTAATGGAATATACGAAATCGATGAGGATATGAAAAGCAAGCTAGGTGACTTTTACGCTGACTTTGCAACTCAAGAAGAAACGTCATCAACTATAAATGAAGTTTACAGGGATTTTAACTATCTAATGGATACACATACAAGTGTAGCTTACTGTGTTTATCAAAAATACAGACAAAAAACTAATGATTCTACTAAGACTATAATCGCATCAACGGCTAGCCCGTTTAAGTTCCCAGAAAGTGTTATAGAATCAATAGATAACAACTATGATATATTATCAGATTTTAGATTAATTGATAAATTATCAAATATATCAAATTTAGAAATTCCTAATCCTATAAAGGCACTGGAAAATAAAAGAGTAATTCATGGTAGTATTTGCAAAAAAGATAAGATGAAATCTATGATTAATAATATATTGAATGTGTAG
- a CDS encoding aldo/keto reductase gives MLYRKFGKTNEEVSALGFGCMRFQVIDGKNDQINEEEAIKQIRHAIDNGVNYIDTAYPYHEGMSEIVTGKALKDGYREKVFVATKLPSWLIKSREDMDKYLNEQLEKLGTDYIDFYLVHTLTQKLWSNLKENDLFDFLDTIVKDGRVKHVGFSFHDELPLFKEIVDAYDWEFCQIQYNFMDENYQAGREGLKYASDKGLGVVIMEPLRGGSLARNTPKDIQDVWDRADVKRSPAEWALRFLLDQPEVSVVLSGMNDMNHIDENIKTASDTHENSLTEEEKALIDEAKNIYLNRMVVNCTDCKYCMPCPAGVNIPRNFEILNGSSMYNDVEHFKWMYNNFVGYKEKAMHCVECGKCEEACPQHIKIIDNLKKVSELFEQENK, from the coding sequence ATGTTGTATAGAAAATTTGGAAAGACTAATGAGGAGGTATCTGCACTGGGATTTGGTTGTATGAGATTCCAAGTTATAGATGGTAAGAATGATCAGATAAATGAAGAGGAAGCTATTAAGCAAATAAGACATGCTATAGATAATGGTGTTAACTATATTGATACGGCATACCCTTATCATGAAGGTATGAGTGAAATTGTTACAGGTAAGGCACTTAAGGATGGGTATAGAGAAAAAGTATTTGTGGCTACTAAGCTACCTTCTTGGCTTATAAAAAGTAGAGAGGATATGGATAAGTACTTAAATGAACAGCTTGAAAAGTTAGGAACAGATTATATAGATTTTTATTTGGTACATACATTGACTCAAAAGCTATGGAGTAATTTAAAAGAGAATGATTTATTCGACTTTTTAGATACTATAGTCAAGGATGGAAGAGTTAAGCATGTTGGATTCTCTTTTCATGATGAACTTCCTCTTTTTAAAGAGATAGTTGATGCTTACGATTGGGAGTTTTGTCAGATACAATACAATTTTATGGATGAGAACTATCAAGCTGGAAGAGAAGGCCTTAAATATGCAAGTGACAAGGGCTTAGGGGTTGTTATAATGGAACCTTTAAGAGGAGGAAGTCTTGCAAGAAATACTCCTAAGGATATTCAAGATGTATGGGATAGAGCTGATGTTAAGAGAAGCCCTGCTGAGTGGGCATTGAGATTTTTATTGGATCAGCCTGAGGTAAGCGTAGTACTTAGTGGTATGAATGATATGAATCATATAGACGAGAATATAAAGACTGCAAGTGATACTCATGAAAATTCACTTACTGAAGAAGAGAAAGCATTAATAGATGAGGCTAAAAATATATATTTAAATAGGATGGTTGTAAACTGTACTGATTGTAAGTATTGTATGCCGTGTCCAGCTGGAGTTAATATACCTAGAAATTTTGAAATTCTAAATGGTTCTTCTATGTACAATGATGTTGAACATTTTAAATGGATGTACAATAATTTCGTTGGTTATAAAGAAAAAGCTATGCATTGTGTAGAATGTGGTAAATGTGAAGAAGCATGTCCGCAGCATATAAAGATAATAGATAATCTTAAGAAAGTTAGTGAATTATTTGAACAAGAAAATAAATAA
- the treP gene encoding PTS system trehalose-specific EIIBC component: protein MSKFSNDVSQLLEYIGGKENIAAVSHCVTRMRFVLNDPNKADVKKIESIKAVKGSFTQAGQFQVIIGNEVATFYNEFTAKAGVEAVSKDEAKKAGRQNLTLLQRLISHLGEIFSPLIPAIVVGGLILGFRNIIGDIKLFEAGTKSLTEISQFWAGVHHFLWLIGEAIFFYLPVGITWSISKKMGTTQILGIVLGITLVSPQLLNAYAVAGGAETPVWDFGFTQIKMIGYQAQVIPAILAGFVLAKLELILRDRVPGYISMIVVPFLALIPTVLLAHTVLGPLGWKVGSMISSIVYTGLTSTFGWLFAAIFGFSYAPLVITGLHHMTNAIDLQLMSEMGGTNLWPMIALSNIAQGSAVLAMIYLNKDDEEEKQVSIPAAISCYLGVTEPAMFGINLKYVYPFLAAMIGSSIAAVISVGSGVMANSIGVGGLPGILSIQPQYMGMFAIAMIIAIIVPFVLTVIFAKKKMTFKKEEKSI from the coding sequence ATGTCTAAATTTTCGAATGATGTATCGCAATTACTAGAGTATATTGGTGGAAAAGAAAATATAGCAGCAGTGTCTCATTGTGTCACTCGTATGAGATTCGTGCTTAATGATCCTAATAAGGCTGATGTCAAAAAGATAGAAAGTATAAAAGCTGTAAAGGGAAGTTTTACTCAAGCTGGACAATTCCAAGTTATAATTGGAAATGAAGTAGCAACTTTTTATAATGAATTCACAGCAAAGGCTGGGGTTGAAGCTGTAAGTAAGGATGAGGCTAAAAAAGCTGGAAGACAGAACTTAACTTTACTTCAAAGGTTAATATCTCATTTAGGTGAAATTTTTTCACCACTTATTCCAGCAATAGTTGTTGGAGGTTTGATTTTAGGATTTAGAAATATTATAGGAGATATTAAACTTTTTGAAGCTGGAACTAAGTCTCTAACAGAAATATCTCAGTTTTGGGCAGGGGTACATCACTTTTTATGGTTAATAGGTGAAGCGATATTCTTCTATTTGCCAGTTGGAATTACATGGTCTATATCTAAGAAAATGGGTACAACTCAAATCCTAGGTATTGTACTGGGAATTACATTAGTTTCACCTCAGCTGTTAAATGCTTACGCAGTAGCTGGTGGTGCTGAGACTCCCGTTTGGGATTTTGGATTTACTCAGATAAAGATGATTGGTTATCAAGCTCAGGTCATACCTGCAATATTAGCTGGATTTGTTTTAGCAAAATTGGAGCTTATCTTAAGAGATAGAGTTCCAGGATATATTTCTATGATAGTAGTACCGTTCCTTGCGTTAATACCTACTGTATTATTAGCACATACTGTTTTAGGACCTTTAGGATGGAAGGTAGGTTCTATGATTTCAAGTATAGTATATACAGGATTAACTTCAACGTTTGGATGGTTATTTGCAGCTATATTTGGGTTTAGTTATGCACCACTTGTTATTACAGGATTACACCACATGACAAATGCTATAGATTTACAATTAATGAGTGAAATGGGTGGAACTAACTTATGGCCTATGATAGCTTTGTCTAATATAGCTCAAGGCTCTGCAGTTTTAGCAATGATTTACTTAAATAAAGATGATGAAGAAGAAAAACAAGTATCTATACCAGCTGCAATATCATGTTATCTTGGTGTAACAGAGCCTGCTATGTTTGGTATTAACTTAAAATATGTGTATCCATTTCTAGCAGCTATGATAGGTTCATCAATAGCTGCGGTAATATCTGTAGGTTCAGGAGTTATGGCTAACTCAATAGGAGTTGGAGGACTTCCAGGGATATTATCTATACAACCACAGTATATGGGAATGTTTGCAATAGCGATGATAATAGCTATAATAGTACCATTTGTATTAACAGTTATATTTGCAAAAAAGAAAATGACATTTAAAAAAGAAGAAAAGAGTATTTAA
- the treC gene encoding alpha,alpha-phosphotrehalase: MKDFKNSVVYQIYPKSFNDSNNDGFGDLNGVTRKLDYLKMLGVDYIWLTPFYVSPQNDNGYDVADYCKIDPRFGTIEDFENMVKQAQERGIEIMLDMVFNHTSTEHEWFKKAIDGDEKYKNYYIFKKTKNEKEPTNWQSKFGGSAWEYVKEFDEYYLHLFDVTQADLNWENEEVKKEIFDVVNFWIDKGVKGFRLDVINLISKPDVYEDDHVGDGRRFYTDGIRMHEYLKELNKETFGKHKDIITVGEMSSTNMDNCIKYSNPDEKELSMVFNFHHLKVDYENGDKWTLMDFDFIKLKEILNSWQIGMEEGNGWNALFWSNHDQPRIVSRFGDDKKYHKESAKMLATSIHMLRGTPYIYQGEEFGMTNQYIGMIENYKDVESINYYNILKSEGKDEKEIINILQAKSRDNARTPMQWDESENGGFTMGDPWLKPGQTHKHINAKSALDDKNSIFYHYKNLIKLRKEYEVISNGTFRPILEDDKSIFAYIREYEGDKLLVVNNFYPKEAVFELPQNMDLDNSKAKILISNYSDSSTEIQKINLRAYESIVYYIEK, encoded by the coding sequence ATGAAGGATTTTAAAAATAGTGTAGTATATCAGATATATCCAAAGTCATTTAACGACTCAAATAATGATGGATTTGGAGATTTAAACGGTGTAACTCGAAAATTGGATTACTTAAAGATGTTAGGAGTAGACTATATATGGTTGACTCCATTTTATGTTTCACCTCAAAATGATAATGGATATGATGTTGCAGATTACTGTAAGATAGATCCAAGGTTTGGAACCATTGAAGATTTTGAAAATATGGTTAAACAAGCTCAAGAAAGAGGTATAGAAATAATGCTTGATATGGTTTTTAATCATACCTCTACAGAGCATGAATGGTTTAAAAAAGCTATTGATGGAGATGAAAAATATAAAAATTACTATATATTTAAAAAAACAAAGAATGAAAAAGAACCTACTAATTGGCAGTCAAAGTTTGGAGGTTCTGCTTGGGAGTACGTTAAGGAATTCGATGAATATTATCTTCATTTATTTGATGTAACGCAGGCTGATCTTAACTGGGAAAATGAAGAAGTAAAAAAAGAAATATTTGATGTGGTTAATTTCTGGATAGATAAAGGAGTTAAAGGTTTCAGACTAGATGTTATTAACTTGATTTCAAAGCCTGATGTATATGAGGATGATCATGTAGGTGATGGAAGAAGATTTTACACAGATGGAATTAGGATGCATGAGTATTTAAAAGAATTAAATAAGGAGACGTTTGGAAAGCATAAGGATATTATAACTGTTGGAGAAATGTCATCTACTAATATGGATAATTGTATAAAATATTCAAACCCTGATGAAAAAGAGTTATCTATGGTATTTAATTTTCATCATCTTAAGGTAGATTATGAAAATGGAGACAAATGGACTTTAATGGATTTTGACTTTATAAAGCTAAAAGAGATATTAAATTCTTGGCAAATAGGTATGGAAGAGGGGAATGGATGGAATGCTCTATTTTGGAGCAATCATGACCAGCCTCGTATAGTTTCACGTTTTGGAGATGATAAAAAGTATCATAAAGAATCTGCAAAAATGCTAGCAACTTCTATTCATATGTTAAGAGGGACTCCATATATATATCAAGGTGAAGAGTTTGGTATGACTAATCAGTATATTGGTATGATAGAAAACTATAAAGATGTTGAGTCTATTAACTACTACAATATACTAAAAAGTGAAGGTAAGGATGAGAAGGAGATTATAAATATATTACAAGCTAAATCTCGTGATAATGCTCGTACACCTATGCAGTGGGATGAAAGTGAAAATGGTGGATTTACAATGGGAGATCCATGGCTTAAACCAGGACAAACGCATAAACACATAAATGCAAAATCTGCGCTCGATGATAAAAATTCAATATTTTATCACTATAAAAATCTTATTAAATTAAGAAAAGAGTATGAAGTTATCTCTAATGGAACATTTAGGCCAATACTTGAAGATGATAAATCAATATTTGCATATATTAGAGAATATGAAGGAGATAAACTATTAGTTGTAAATAACTTTTATCCTAAAGAAGCTGTATTTGAGCTTCCGCAAAATATGGATCTAGACAATTCTAAAGCTAAGATATTAATTTCAAATTACAGTGACTCTTCAACTGAAATACAAAAAATTAATTTAAGAGCATATGAGTCTATAGTTTATTATATTGAAAAATAA
- the treR gene encoding trehalose operon repressor: protein MISKYLIIYDEIKEKVESGDMKPNTKLSSESELMKKYSVSRDTIRKSLNLLEQNGYIQKIKGKGSFVLDINKFDFPISGLTSFKELSNKMGVKSNTILEELELVKPDEFLMNQLNVSKNSDIWKVIRVREIKEQKIILDKDFFNKKHVPSLTEDICKDSVYEYIEGELGLKIGFAKKEITVQKATEEDKKYLDLEEYDMIVVVKNYTYLDDMSLFQYTESRHRPDKFRFVDFARRN from the coding sequence ATGATAAGCAAATATCTAATTATTTATGATGAAATAAAAGAGAAAGTAGAAAGTGGCGATATGAAGCCAAATACAAAGCTTTCATCAGAAAGTGAATTGATGAAAAAGTACAGCGTATCTAGAGATACTATAAGAAAATCTTTAAATCTTTTAGAGCAAAATGGATATATCCAAAAAATAAAGGGTAAGGGATCATTCGTACTAGATATTAATAAGTTTGATTTTCCTATATCAGGACTTACAAGCTTTAAAGAATTATCAAATAAAATGGGAGTTAAATCAAATACTATTTTAGAGGAACTTGAACTTGTTAAACCAGATGAGTTTTTGATGAACCAGTTAAATGTATCTAAAAACAGTGATATATGGAAGGTTATAAGAGTTAGAGAGATAAAAGAGCAAAAAATTATACTAGACAAGGATTTCTTTAATAAAAAGCATGTTCCATCACTTACCGAGGATATATGTAAGGACTCTGTATATGAGTATATAGAGGGAGAACTTGGTCTTAAAATAGGGTTTGCAAAAAAAGAAATAACAGTACAAAAAGCTACAGAAGAAGATAAAAAATATCTAGACTTAGAAGAATACGACATGATAGTTGTAGTTAAAAACTACACATATCTAGACGATATGAGCTTGTTTCAATATACAGAATCAAGACATAGACCTGATAAGTTTAGATTTGTAGATTTTGCAAGAAGAAACTAG
- a CDS encoding bifunctional lysylphosphatidylglycerol flippase/synthetase MprF, with product MNHKNLYILSGLILISLCNKYYKKKTFTEQIVSSEDRTKVRRYLKKYGYNSISYLALEKDKKYFFSKNIDGAVIYVISSGVAVCSGDPICDEDDAVQLLSEFISYCKEKEFRICFCQISGKFINEFNKLGFGFIKYGEEAMFDLETYTTCGKKAAKIRQAINNANRLGVEIFEYKPLENKDTTIEKEILEVSNEWLSFKKSGELSFMLGSISLDNPMDRRYFIAVDSDKKILGFVVFVPFLGGKGYYADVTRRRADAPIGVMEKIMINAFNEMKNEGVKWGSLGVAPLANVREDKEKIQISLFIMEFIYKNINNFYGFKSLHQYKKKYGPTRWESRFLAYYPKIFTPKIAYSIIKVKNPNGFKDLIINQIKRK from the coding sequence TTGAATCATAAGAACTTATATATTTTAAGCGGACTCATACTAATTTCCCTATGTAATAAGTATTATAAAAAAAAGACTTTTACAGAACAAATTGTATCAAGTGAAGATAGAACTAAAGTAAGAAGATATCTAAAAAAGTACGGATATAATTCAATATCATATCTGGCCTTAGAGAAAGATAAAAAATATTTTTTTTCTAAAAATATAGATGGTGCTGTTATTTATGTTATAAGCTCAGGTGTTGCCGTTTGTTCAGGAGATCCAATATGTGATGAAGATGATGCTGTACAGCTTTTATCTGAATTTATTTCATATTGCAAAGAAAAAGAATTTCGTATTTGCTTTTGTCAAATAAGTGGAAAATTTATAAATGAATTTAATAAACTAGGATTTGGATTTATTAAATATGGAGAAGAAGCTATGTTTGATCTAGAAACATATACTACATGTGGGAAAAAAGCTGCAAAAATAAGACAGGCTATCAACAATGCCAATAGATTAGGGGTAGAGATATTCGAGTATAAGCCTTTAGAAAATAAAGATACTACTATAGAAAAGGAAATACTAGAAGTTTCAAATGAATGGCTTTCTTTTAAAAAAAGCGGAGAATTATCTTTTATGTTAGGAAGTATTAGCCTAGACAATCCTATGGATAGAAGATATTTTATAGCAGTTGATTCAGATAAAAAAATATTAGGATTTGTTGTTTTTGTACCATTTTTAGGGGGAAAAGGATATTATGCAGATGTTACTAGAAGAAGAGCAGATGCTCCGATAGGAGTAATGGAAAAGATTATGATTAATGCTTTTAATGAAATGAAAAACGAAGGAGTTAAGTGGGGAAGCTTAGGAGTTGCGCCTCTTGCTAATGTAAGAGAGGATAAAGAAAAAATACAAATAAGCTTGTTTATAATGGAGTTTATTTATAAGAATATAAATAACTTTTATGGCTTTAAGAGTCTTCATCAATATAAGAAAAAGTATGGACCAACAAGGTGGGAATCTAGATTTCTAGCATATTACCCTAAGATTTTTACTCCTAAAATTGCATATTCTATAATAAAAGTAAAAAATCCTAATGGATTTAAGGATTTGATAATAAACCAAATAAAAAGAAAGTAA
- a CDS encoding SDR family NAD(P)-dependent oxidoreductase — MKKILVTGAGSGLGAELAKCYAEEKNHIILVGRTIEKLEKVSSMIVQNGASAECMLCDISDIDSIKRLVKKISINHKSIDYLINNAGIGFFGPIEDLTIHQMNMMIDVNVKGTIIITQALLPYINERILNIISTAGLRGKPNEAAYCASKFAIRGFTESLQKELIDTKLKITGVYMGGMDTPFWDESTHIKDKSRLKSPADVAKIIRMKDDGRAEIIIDK; from the coding sequence ATGAAAAAAATATTAGTAACAGGAGCTGGAAGTGGATTAGGAGCAGAACTTGCCAAATGTTATGCAGAAGAAAAAAATCATATTATACTAGTTGGGCGTACAATAGAAAAATTAGAAAAAGTATCGAGTATGATTGTTCAAAATGGTGCAAGTGCAGAATGTATGCTTTGTGATATCAGTGATATTGATTCTATAAAAAGATTAGTTAAAAAAATTTCTATAAATCATAAGAGTATAGATTACTTAATAAACAATGCAGGAATAGGATTTTTTGGACCCATAGAAGATCTTACTATACATCAAATGAATATGATGATAGATGTAAATGTTAAGGGAACTATTATAATTACACAGGCATTATTACCTTATATAAATGAAAGAATATTGAATATAATATCAACAGCTGGTTTAAGGGGAAAGCCTAATGAAGCTGCATATTGTGCAAGTAAATTTGCAATCAGAGGATTTACAGAAAGTTTGCAAAAAGAATTAATAGATACAAAGTTAAAAATAACTGGAGTATATATGGGAGGAATGGACACGCCGTTTTGGGATGAATCGACGCATATAAAAGATAAAAGTAGACTAAAATCTCCAGCCGACGTGGCTAAAATAATAAGAATGAAGGACGATGGTAGAGCAGAAATCATAATTGATAAATAG
- a CDS encoding NAD(P)H-dependent oxidoreductase, producing MRRVLYITGNPKYEDNSFSLSVGEKFINLYKENNTEDEIIEIDVYSSDIPLIDKDVLSGWNKLQGGSEFTNLTNEEQRKVSRINELTDEFINADKYIFVTPLWNFSLPPMMKAYIDTICIAGKTFEYTENGPVGLLKNKKALHIQAMGGMYEQAVSNNAEFGNTYMKAIMPFIGVEDVSSILIDGTSILSEDQVKSSLYEKIEQIAKCF from the coding sequence ATGAGAAGAGTTTTATATATTACTGGAAATCCAAAATATGAAGATAATTCATTTAGTTTATCTGTTGGAGAAAAATTTATAAATTTATATAAAGAGAATAATACTGAGGATGAGATAATAGAGATAGATGTGTATAGTTCAGATATTCCACTAATAGATAAAGATGTATTGAGTGGGTGGAATAAGCTTCAAGGGGGAAGTGAATTTACAAACTTAACTAATGAAGAACAAAGAAAAGTTTCAAGAATAAATGAACTTACAGACGAATTTATAAACGCTGATAAGTATATTTTTGTAACTCCATTATGGAATTTTTCATTACCTCCTATGATGAAAGCATATATAGATACTATATGTATAGCTGGTAAAACTTTTGAATATACTGAAAATGGTCCAGTTGGTCTATTAAAGAATAAAAAAGCTTTGCATATACAAGCTATGGGCGGTATGTATGAACAAGCTGTTTCTAATAATGCTGAATTTGGAAATACTTATATGAAGGCTATAATGCCATTTATAGGAGTAGAAGATGTATCTTCTATATTAATAGATGGAACTAGTATACTTTCTGAAGATCAGGTAAAATCTAGTTTATATGAAAAAATTGAACAAATAGCTAAATGTTTTTAA
- a CDS encoding SunI/YnzG family protein produces the protein MILCVIIGYFMVFLNTRYEIVNDKLLIKYAFSKLIIPIEDIKEIAESTYYACEDNNQYSIGMQNGQPDRIIIKTKDNKSYFISLNGSHILVNKIRKVKPNINIKGMFI, from the coding sequence TTGATTTTATGTGTTATTATAGGTTATTTTATGGTTTTTTTAAACACAAGATATGAAATAGTAAATGATAAACTATTGATAAAATATGCATTCTCAAAATTAATAATACCAATAGAAGATATAAAAGAGATTGCAGAATCTACTTATTATGCATGTGAAGATAATAATCAATACAGTATAGGAATGCAAAATGGTCAGCCTGATAGAATAATAATAAAAACAAAAGATAATAAATCCTATTTTATAAGTCTTAATGGCTCTCATATCTTAGTAAATAAAATAAGAAAGGTAAAACCAAATATTAATATAAAAGGAATGTTTATATAA